Below is a window of Chiloscyllium plagiosum isolate BGI_BamShark_2017 unplaced genomic scaffold, ASM401019v2 scaf_15319, whole genome shotgun sequence DNA.
TCAGGGTAAATTTACGCCTGGAAAAAGTAGGGTAGAACATAATGGAAACTTGGAGTGAACTTTAATGGGACCCACCCATCCGCTTAAATTGAGAGCAGGCCTTAGGGTGTGTGAGGTTGATAGCACTGGATGGGGAAGGGCGTAGGGCCCAACCAAGAGGTTCTGCCAATGCGATTTCTCCAGGGCCACGGTCTCTGAAACAATGGCAGCTTCTTTGGCCGAGTGACTCACCAAGAGTGGTGCTGATATTTAAGTTTGCATACTCACCGTGACATATGTCTGATGCCCTGGAAACTGCTTAATTATTAACGCGCGGATCTGATCAGCAAACAGATCATGTTTCAATCAATCAAGAGAAACTGTTAGCATGGAGAAAAATGAGTTCTTTTAAAACCTGCTTCCCTCTGCCCCACCATCTCTCTCAATCATTCTGTGTGAACTGCCTTCTTCCTTTATTCTTTCTCTCTTATTCTTTCTTttctacctctctctctgtctctaactATTCAATTTTGTCTATTTCTCTATCATACCATCTCTCTCTTCTTCGCTATCTATTTCACTCTTTCTCTCTAGTTCTCTGCTGTCtccatctctctatctctgtcactgCCTCTATTCCTCTTTATTAATGTCTTTCTGTTCCTCTCTGTttccaccttctctctctctctctctctcgagttcTCTGTGTCTCTGACTGTCTTACAGTCTCTCAATTCCTCTGTCTCTCCATTTCACAcattctctctatctttctctctatctgtctcacCGTACATTCCTCTGGTCAGTGTgttgaggagttgggaggtcatgttgcagctgtacaaggcattggttaggccacttttggaatactgcattgaattctggtctccttcctattggaaagatgttgtgattcaatctctctctgcctgtgattagattagattagattagattacttacagtgtggaaacaggcccttcggcccaacaagtccacaccgccccgccgaagcgcaacccacccatacccctacatttactccttacctaacactacgggcaatttagcatggccaattcacctgacttgcacatctttggactgtgggaggaaaccggagcacccggaggaaacccacgcagacacagggagaacgtgcaaactccacacagtcagtcgcctgtgtgtgagtctctctctctctctctctctgtgactgtaACTCTACCTATTTCTCCACAtgcatgtgtatgagtgtgtctCTTTCTGTATCATTTGTTGTGCGCATTAATGGTTTCGAAAAGGTGAATGTTGGAGTCTCCATTAAGCTCTGTACAATCTGATTAATTGATACTTGCTTGAGCAGGGATAAAGCAGACCATATGTGGGTCCCAAGGATTACAGAGTGATATCCACAGAACTCCTCATAGACTTTAGTAACAATGGTTAACAAGCTAATGTAACTTGTACTTAATTGCTatgctaacatgcaataaaccaCATCTCATTAAGATAACGGCCTCTTCTTGTTAAAGGTCACTAGTGGTTGTACTGTTGTAAACAAAGTAGGTCCTTAGACCAGTCAAGGAACGAGAGATGGTGGAACCATCTTTCAACTCACAAATACCACGTCACTGTCTATTATGTCTGACTCTTCTTTTCTCTATCTATCTGCCTTTCCCTTTGTTTAACTATCTCTCTctcagaactagcgggcataggtttagggtgagaggggaaagatataaaagagaccaaaggggcaactttttccacgcagagggtggtacatgtatggaatgagctgccagaggaagtggtggaggctggtacaattgcaacattcaaaaggcatctggatgggtatatgaataggaagggtttggagggatatgggccgggtgctggcaggtgggactagattgggttgggatatctggtcggcatggacgggttggaccgaagggtctgtttctgtgctgtccatctctgtgactctatgactctctcatgCTCCTGCTATTTCTTTCCTAGCCTGGCTGcctttctgtctgtctccctgtCACCCTGGGTGACTGTGTCTCTTGCCCATCTGAGTGTCTATCTCACGCTGTGTGCATTTCGCAATCCCATTCTCTTGCTAAATTGACCTGAAGTCACGGTGTGTTCAGATTCTCAGCTTGGTGGGATAAAGTTACTTCTCACTGAGATGAGACTTAGGAAGGTTGTATGTAGCAAGGAAATAATCAAATGAGACCACTGTTActgaaaataatttgatttatttcttaATATAATTCCCATCACAAAATATCTGTGAATTGAATTGCGATTAAACCTGTGAGACTAAGCTTTCACCCAGGGTAATCAATGGTCTTCCACGTCCTCATTTACTGGAAACTGCATCAGTTGGAAGACACTAGGGTGGAGGCAAGATTTCACCACTTATTACAGATTCCACTGGGCACAGCTGGGCATCTCGTTCGAAAGTGATGGCATCCCAACTCTGTTCATTATTTTATCATAGgctgtggatgtcactggcaaggtcagcatttggtgcccatccttaattgcccgtGATCTGACGGTCTTGATGGGCGCTTTCAGAGGGCGTCTAAGAGCCGaccacacattgctgtgggtctggagtcacatgtaggcccagactaGGCAAGGGGGCAGATTAGGAGCAAGTTACTCCAGAGAccggaatctgcactgaaaacaacaaatgctggagatcacagtgggtcatgGAGGGAGAGATAAGCTAATgcttcttttagattagattccctacagtggggaaacaggcccttcagcccaacaaggccataccaaccctctgaagagtaactcacccagacccattcccctacacctcaccttatgggtaatttagcatggccaattcaccctacccTAGCTTTGGAATTGCAGGAGGAAACTACagcacacccacgcagagaatgtgcaaactccacacagacagtcgctcgaggcaggaattgaatctgggtccctggtactgtgaggcagcagtgctgaccacagtGCAACCGTgccatttcgagtctagatgactcagctctgatgaagagcacggactggttggactgaagggtctgtttccatgccgtgtgACTCTCTATGAATCATCTAGCATCAAAACGTCAGTTTGCTgcctctccatggatgttgcctgacccgtcgtgatctccagcatgttttattttcagtaaagaggcagatttccttcactaaaggggatcagtgaaccagatggggctttTACAACAACGGTTGCCATGGTCACCATTGTCAAGACGAAATTTatgttccagattttattaattgaatttaaatttcagcagACAGGAAGTGAACTATGACCCCCCACAGTATTAGTCTGGGTCtccagattactagtccagtgaaatTACCACAATATAGCCATCTCTTCTCCCTGTGATGAATCATTTTGGGTGCCGGCTATGAACCCTGCAAAGTTAGCCTGTTACCTGTACAGGGTGAGCAAAGGGATCTCAACCAATGACCTGCCTCATTACGGTCTCAACCACAAATGATCTCCTGGTTGTGGCATTGTTAGGTCTTGTACCCGTAGTAACCAATCTGGGTACATTGACAGTACCGAGCCCAGTCACAGGGTGTGAGGATGCCAGGTACATttactgtgtctctgttactgagcCAAGTTACAGAGTGGGTACTTTGATACCAATTGGTTTTTTTGTGGTGAGGCCTCTTTCTTCCTTCTCaacatttaattaaataaaacattaaaccAGCTACGCTATGATATATTAAAGATACTAATGAGAAAAATTACTGTTAACACAATTCTTAAATACAGCAACCGATCTTAGTGAGTCAGTTCTGCTCAGTAATGGTTATTTAGGATTTACAATGTAGttaataaaattaaattcaaCCTGTTTTACACCTTTAGGTGAGGAATAAAGTCTTTATATTCACTTCTTAAATCAACCACTAAAAGGACTGCAAATTTGTCCATTGTAAGCTTCAAACTGCAGATGGTCATAATGCAGAAGGAACAGTTTTGCTAAAATTCGAATAAGATTCTAAGACAAATGCGATGGGAAGTTCCCACCAAGgtttcttccttcctttcctgAAGGTATTTTTTTCATGTTGGGATACATTTCCATGGAAACCGACTGTTGCTGGAGCACAGTTTCAGAGGAGTCGACTGTTGCTAAGTCACAGTCCCAAAGATGTTGCCTGTTGCTAAGGCACAGTCCCAAAGATGTTGACTGTTGCTAAGTCACAGTCCCAAAGATGTTGCCTGTTGCTAAGGCACAGTCCCAAAGACATTGACTGTTGCTAAGGCACAGCTCCCAGGCTGACTGTTGCTAGGTTACAGTTCTAGGAACACAAACTTTTGTTGGGATATAATTCCGGGGAATGTTGAAAGTTGAGAAGATACAAATCCGGGAATGCGACTGTTGCCAAGTTCCAGTTCCAGGGATGTTGATTGTTGCTAGGGTACTGTTCTAGGAATGCTAAGTGTTGCTGGGATATGGTTTAGGGATGCTAACTGTTGCTAAGATACAGTTTCAGAGATGATAGGTATCAATCCTTCTGACTGTGGGAATGTAGTTAAGACGCCCCTCTGCAAGGCAGCGCTGGGCTTATGGACACGGTTTTCTTCTGGTCTGTTGCAGGGGCCAGTCTGACTTCTGTCTAAGAGTTAGTTCACAAGTGTTTCAGAATGACTGGAAGGCAGCGTCCCTAGCTGTATGAGCAAAGGAGACTCCAGGAAACCTGGAGTTTGCACTGCACGTGGCACCACCCTCCAtccactcactctctccctctcattcCCAACCACTTTGCAACCTTGTAAAGATCTGAAGTGTGTAGCTGCTAACTAGATGGGCCGATTAATTCAGCACAGGAAACTGGGAACAATCTGTTCTacgggggtcggtgtggacttgttgggctgaagggcctgcatccatactgtagggaatctaatctaatcgaccaccattcaatatggtcatggctgatctgtgacatTACgaaataatgcatggcttagaaagggtggatgctgggaaattgtttctgttaggcggggagactaggaacCGTGGGCATAGCCTTAACATTAGAggtggtcaatttagaatggaaatgaagagacagttcttcagccggagagtggtgggcccgtggaattcattgtcacggagtgcagtggagactgggacattaaatgtcttcaaggcagagattgataaattcttgatccgGCAAGGAATTAAGTGAtgcggggagaatgcgggtaagtggaattgaaatgcccatcagccatgattgaatggcggagtggactcgatgggctgaatggccttggtTCCACTCCTACGTCTGTTCTGAAATACGTGATCGGTGCACATCTGACAGTGTTTCCTTTTGGTTGGATCAGGTTTTAAGATTACTTCTGTCCAGGTAGTCAATGTTCAGAAGTAAAGGGAAAATGGCAGACCACCTCAGTGCCGTAGAATGCGTATCCTGTTCCATGCGGGAATGCCATCGAACTTCCTGTGTCCATGGCAATCACATGCTCAGGGAATAGCTGGAGGAGCTCAAGCTCCAGGTTTGGCCGTGAGCGACATGATCGCCTGTTTCTGGAGGGAAGGAATGGGCTGCTGTCAGGCTCACAATGAGGACCGAGCAGATGGTGCCGGAATGCCTTAGTGTATCTCACTATCCAGCCGGTGacagtgatgtttcctctgggGAATggagccagaattggaggaatggtCAGTTTTTACGAAACTCAAGAGTTCATATGAGAGAAGTGCCCTGAAAGTAGCCAATGGAAGTCAAGTTAAGCGCCAGGacagtgggaggcattcaagaagTGAATAGAGAGGGCTCAGAACCAGGGTGTAAAGTGGAACTCTCAAATCTCTTGCATGTTAAAAAGCATGCAGGATGAGATAAAGTGACAAAGTTTAACTTCTGTCAGATCCTGAGAGCTCAATGCCAGAGAATGCGCAGAGGAGAATATATAATATAGACCAAGAGTCCTCAAGTGTCTCAGGTTTGAGGATTGATGTGTTCTCCTCTGATCAGAGCAGTTTGGATAACGTGGACGGATGAATTCTTCCCATTAGAAAATCAGATGAGCACTTTCAGGATCTCAGGGATCAAGTGGGGGAATGGGAGTGACTGAATTGTTTTATAGAAAGACACGTTGCTTGATGAGCTGACTGGTCTCGTTCAGTGTTGGGTGAGGGTTGGAAATGATCTACTCTGGCTCCTGTTTCTTCTATTGCCCCATCTAAGTCTGCAGTTACCCAGTGGGACTGCTCAGATGGAGATGCATGGAGCAGCCTCAGTCAGGTTCTAATCTGTTCCTCACCCAACTCACCCAGGCACCCTTAgtacagcatcttccaaaccagcGATCTCTATCGTCTAAAAGGGCAAGAGTAGCAGATGCATTGGAATACCAGCCCTTGCAgtttcccctctaagccactcaccatcctgacttggaaatataatggcCATTCTTTAAGGGtggaatcttggaattccctccctcatggcacagtgggtctacctacaacatatagactgcagcagttcatgaaagcagcttaccaccaccttctcaagaggcagCTAAAGATGGGCAAGAACATGCTGGACTACAGTCAGTGATGACAGAAGTGGttactgcagatcagagtctagattagagtggtgctagaaaagcacagcaggtcaggcctcattcctgatgaagggcttttgcccgaaacgtcgattttcctgctcctcggatgctgcctgacctgctgtgcttttccagcaccactctaatctagactacagtcaatgatgcccacatcctctgaaagAACTGGAAAACAAAACTCACTTTCATGACTTGTACACAACATGGGATGAAGTATTAGGATTTCAGAGTGGGACTTTGTTTCCGTATCTGAAATCCATCTTACATCAATACGTGAAACATGTCaaacagatttataaaataataaggggtatagagaaggtgaatggcaggtgtcttttccctaggggttCAAGACCAGGGTacattttttaagatgaaaggagaaagattttaaaaagacaatagTGAGTTATAAAGCAAGCCTGGGTGGCCTGGGACTTttgtccctggagtgtaggaggttgagaggtgacctgatagaagttaatAAGATAACAAAGGGTACAGGTAAAggtaatggtagttgtcttttccgtgggatgggggaatttcaaaactagcTGGCAGATTttgaagatgagaggagagagatttataaaagtcATGAAGGGCAAATTTTTTATAtagagagtgtggaatgaacttccagaggaagtggtggatgtgggtacagtttaagtgtttaaaagagatttggataagtatatgaataggaaggggttggagggatatgggccaggagcaggcaggtgggactgcttacgtttgggattatggtcggcttggactggttgggctgaatggactgttttTGTGCTGCACGATCCTATGTAAAGGGATGCTGCCATCTCATGAACAATGCTTTATACTGTACATCGATACAcctaacaataaataaatcaaagcaaCGTCTCTGGGATGTTGCCTCAGGAATACAAGATTCCGGTATGTTTTGAGATATCCTCTTAGCCTTTTCAGGCATGTAAATAGTTTCTATTtaatgtttggaaaatgctgttttcCTGCAGACACTGGATTGAAGCTCTATTAAGGATTGTCAAAATTCCAAAGTATTTTCCGCAAAATCTGAAAGGAACTGTTTTGTGCTTGGTGTATTCACTTATAGATCATTTGtgaattaaatatatttttggaaTATGTATGAACAGAAGGTGTCTGCAGATAACTTTGAGGATCCTAAATGATTGTGactttctcactctcacacactctctcacacactctctcacacacactctcacacacactctctctctctcacacacactctctctctcacacacactctctcacacacactctctcacactcactgtgccGTACATGTACCTTGGTTGTTATGAGCTCCTGGTGTGTGTCCTGTAGCAGGCCTGGAGTGGATCCTGTGGTGTTTTGGGTGGTGTGTAATGGTTGTGTTCTGACCCCCCGCCCGCCCCGTGCCCCTTGCCCAGTGTATATCGCTGATGAATGGGAGATTCCCAGAGAGACCATCACCATCATCAAGGAGCTGGGCCAGGGTTCCTTCGGGATGGTCTATGAAGGGATAGCAAAGCTAGCTggagacactgagacacagacCCGGGTTGCTCTGAAGACGGTGAATGAGGCGGCTAGTCGGCGCGAGAGGATCGAGTTCCTCAAGGAGGCCTCTGTCATGAAAGCCTTCGACTGTTACCATGTGGTAAGGAGCTCAGGCCCAGGAGGCCACTGGGGGCAGGGATCTGAACAGGGCTCCTCCTGAAACAGCCAGAGCTAGAGACCTTAAACACCTGtcacactcaccgacacacactcaccgacacactcaccgacacactcACCGACATACACTCACCTGtcacactcaccaacacactcaccgacacacactcaccgacac
It encodes the following:
- the LOC122546559 gene encoding insulin-like growth factor 1 receptor, whose translation is MSSWCVSCSRPGVDPVVFWVVCNGCVLTPRPPRAPCPVYIADEWEIPRETITIIKELGQGSFGMVYEGIAKLAGDTETQTRVALKTVNEAASRRERIEFLKEASVMKAFDCYHVVRLLGVVSKGQPTLVVMELMARGDLKSHLRSIRLSSE